The proteins below come from a single Acidobacteriota bacterium genomic window:
- a CDS encoding VWA domain-containing protein: MYRLLGLFVAVLFGASVISAQSGRRVSPTPTPETQSRPKDDPSEYSESKPRTNRTVRPAERFPGIGLGTNSKTAPAPAATPAAADAKDDGETLRIETNLITIPVSVFDRNGLYVPGLRQNDFKIFSDGVEQEIAYFGTSDKPFTVAIVIDVSPSTAYRIEEIQRAAMAFVNLLEPQDSVIVIEFDHSVSVLTEVTKDREKIYKAIRKADFGDGTSLYNAVDETLRKQLSRIQGRKAVVLFTDGVDTTSRKNSYESTLSYAEETDSLVFPIYYNTYFDNRARSGGTFPPIFGGGGGVFRGTSSEDYALGRRYLEELADATGGRVFRPEATPGGLTRAFEGIAEELRRQYNIGFVPSEEGKPGQRKSIKVRVNRPSLILRARDSYVVGTAAGAPAMVDNTKK, encoded by the coding sequence ATGTATCGACTTTTGGGTTTATTCGTCGCCGTTCTATTTGGTGCTTCTGTTATATCGGCTCAGTCGGGCCGCCGCGTCTCACCGACACCGACACCCGAAACGCAGTCCAGGCCGAAAGACGACCCGTCAGAATATTCGGAATCAAAACCGAGAACCAACCGGACCGTGCGTCCGGCCGAAAGGTTCCCGGGCATCGGCCTCGGCACGAATTCAAAAACTGCCCCAGCCCCGGCGGCAACCCCGGCCGCGGCCGATGCTAAAGATGATGGCGAAACGCTCCGTATCGAGACAAACCTGATCACGATACCTGTTTCCGTTTTTGATCGTAACGGCCTTTACGTTCCGGGATTGCGGCAAAACGATTTTAAGATATTTTCTGATGGCGTCGAGCAGGAGATCGCGTATTTTGGCACCTCTGATAAGCCTTTCACGGTTGCGATCGTGATCGATGTCTCACCTTCGACGGCCTACCGGATCGAAGAGATCCAGCGGGCTGCGATGGCTTTCGTAAATCTGCTGGAACCGCAGGACAGCGTGATCGTGATCGAATTTGACCATAGCGTGAGTGTCCTGACCGAGGTCACAAAGGACCGCGAAAAAATCTACAAAGCGATCAGAAAGGCGGATTTTGGCGATGGAACATCGCTCTATAATGCCGTTGACGAAACTCTGCGAAAGCAATTAAGCAGAATTCAGGGGCGAAAGGCTGTGGTCCTTTTCACAGATGGTGTCGATACGACCTCTCGCAAAAATAGCTATGAAAGTACACTAAGCTATGCGGAAGAAACCGATTCGCTCGTTTTCCCGATCTATTACAACACCTATTTTGATAATCGAGCCCGTTCCGGAGGCACGTTCCCGCCGATCTTTGGCGGCGGCGGAGGTGTCTTTCGCGGAACCAGCTCAGAAGATTACGCTCTCGGACGCCGCTATCTGGAAGAATTGGCGGACGCCACCGGAGGACGCGTCTTTCGTCCCGAGGCCACGCCGGGCGGGCTCACCAGAGCTTTCGAAGGTATAGCCGAGGAACTGCGTCGCCAGTACAACATCGGTTTTGTTCCGTCTGAAGAAGGTAAACCGGGGCAGCGGAAATCGATCAAAGTCAGGGTGAATCGGCCGAGTCTTATCCTCCGAGCAAGAGATAGTTATGTTGTTGGGACCGCGGCGGGAGCTCCGGCTATGGTAGATAATACGAAAAAGTGA